In the genome of Hyphomonas sp. Mor2, one region contains:
- a CDS encoding RluA family pseudouridine synthase gives MRNRPVPHIAEDQQRFVRALVIHEDEHLLAFNKPSGLAVQTRGNRGTSLDHLLWTFARSNGKRPQLVHRIDAGTSGLILAGKTKPAITALSREFVERRVKKRYLALVSGMLPETEQGVCKIALLKQGRRVVPGSVEAGADAARTSWTVLSRNDSVALMEARPETGRMHQIRAHFAAMGCPILGDPIYGVDAGDAERLMLHAAGLAIALPDKKKLALEAPVPEAFELKRKALGL, from the coding sequence ATGCGCAATCGCCCGGTGCCTCATATTGCCGAGGATCAGCAGAGATTCGTGCGCGCGCTCGTCATCCATGAAGATGAGCATCTGCTGGCCTTCAACAAGCCTTCCGGCCTTGCTGTTCAGACCCGTGGCAATCGCGGAACATCGCTGGATCATTTGCTGTGGACCTTCGCCCGGTCGAACGGCAAACGCCCGCAACTGGTCCATCGGATTGATGCGGGAACGTCAGGCCTGATCCTGGCGGGCAAGACGAAGCCTGCGATCACGGCCCTGTCCAGGGAGTTCGTTGAAAGACGCGTGAAGAAACGGTATCTCGCCCTGGTCAGCGGCATGTTGCCTGAGACAGAACAGGGCGTCTGCAAGATCGCGCTTTTGAAGCAGGGGCGCCGGGTCGTACCCGGAAGCGTTGAGGCTGGCGCAGATGCGGCGCGAACAAGCTGGACGGTGCTGTCGCGCAATGACTCCGTTGCGTTGATGGAGGCGCGCCCCGAGACCGGCCGGATGCACCAGATCCGGGCGCATTTTGCAGCGATGGGATGCCCGATCCTTGGGGACCCGATTTATGGCGTGGACGCAGGTGACGCCGAGCGTCTGATGCTACACGCGGCCGGACTTGCGATTGCCTTGCCCGACAAAAAGAAACTGGCGCTCGAGGCGCCAGTTCCGGAAGCGTTTGAGTTGAAGCGCAAAGCGCTCGGGCTTTAG
- a CDS encoding DUF3667 domain-containing protein: MSVELEIGGAASAGGLSTRQSSDLSGEPCRNCGTMVESRYCPNCGQLAASFHRPIWTLIGETISDFFTLDGRIARTLPVLMLRPGRLTRNYVDGQRARYVPPFRLFLLASLIFYLALFSVIGNGDWMGDVEFEDPTSGEMSTLDESQILQQLSDENGELDPEALRTFIEEQTESSLSADEADFVLTAGRVIEDRRLFFAELEQWGPRLSFLLVPITILSLAFLHFWRRRIFIYHHAVHALHLHTWMYLSGALLIFAIPNIGGTAGTLFGIAFLIYVWRSLKVVGETGYFMSFLRFFILLFIWTSSVASIVLAAIIVSGLNAASPA; encoded by the coding sequence ATGTCCGTAGAACTGGAAATAGGGGGAGCCGCGTCCGCGGGCGGGCTCTCGACCCGTCAATCGTCCGACCTGAGCGGCGAACCCTGTCGAAATTGCGGGACAATGGTCGAAAGCCGGTATTGTCCGAATTGCGGACAGCTCGCGGCGAGTTTCCATCGCCCGATCTGGACCCTGATCGGAGAGACGATCTCGGACTTCTTCACGCTGGATGGCCGGATCGCACGGACTTTGCCCGTGCTTATGCTCCGGCCTGGTCGGCTCACCCGCAATTATGTCGATGGACAGCGGGCGCGATACGTGCCGCCGTTTCGGCTGTTCCTTCTTGCCAGCCTGATCTTCTATCTGGCGCTGTTCTCGGTGATCGGGAATGGCGACTGGATGGGGGATGTCGAGTTTGAGGATCCGACCAGCGGAGAGATGTCGACGCTGGATGAGTCGCAGATCCTGCAACAACTGTCCGACGAAAATGGTGAACTCGACCCGGAGGCGTTGCGGACCTTTATCGAGGAACAGACTGAATCGTCGCTTTCAGCTGACGAAGCGGATTTTGTCCTGACCGCAGGGCGAGTGATCGAGGATCGACGCCTGTTCTTCGCTGAACTGGAACAATGGGGGCCGCGGCTGAGCTTCCTGCTCGTGCCGATTACCATTCTGTCGCTGGCCTTCCTGCATTTCTGGCGGCGCAGGATCTTTATCTATCATCATGCCGTGCATGCCCTGCACCTGCACACCTGGATGTATCTGAGCGGGGCGCTGTTGATCTTTGCGATCCCCAACATCGGCGGTACCGCCGGAACGCTCTTTGGTATCGCCTTCTTGATCTATGTCTGGCGCAGCCTGAAAGTGGTGGGGGAAACCGGATACTTCATGTCCTTCCTGCGTTTCTTCATCCTGTTATTCATCTGGACGTCGTCTGTGGCGTCGATTGTTCTGGCCGCGATCATCGTCAGCGGCTTGAACGCAGCAAGCCCGGCTTGA
- a CDS encoding peptide ABC transporter substrate-binding protein has protein sequence MRLNRLFAGTAIAFALALSACGGGGSVEEETLNLRRGISAKVDTLDPHRSSAAWENIIIGDMFHGLMQHAPDGEVIPAMADSWETSEDGLVWTFTLRDTTWSDGVPVTANDFVYALRRIQDPAIASQYSSLLYIIKNAQPLNEGRIAPEELGVRAIDDKTLEITLEEPAPYFLGLLTHYTTFPVPQHIVELHGESWIQPENIEVNGPYKLVYWVTGDQIVANKNPLFYEADTLCFDRVSYFELEDLAGVERRIEAGDLDINNDFDGGRKAELDRRFPGWARTTPGLLTTYWSFNSSEPPFDDVRVRKALSMAIDREFLVESVLTPGFIPAYNFVPPGIANYETDRPEVEWASMDREARLAEARSLLEDAGYGPDNPLRFEYKHRSTGDNPKAAPVAQANWNDIAPWVDAQILRQDTKVLYADLRQSNFEVADGGWLADYNDPLNYLYLLDTDAGQQNYGNYSNPEYDNLLELASQERDLVKRAEIFAQAEDIMLNDYPVTPMWFQVTKNLVNPDLEGWAENAEDNHRSRWLCPKPEVVEATE, from the coding sequence ATGCGCCTGAACCGCCTGTTTGCTGGAACCGCGATTGCCTTCGCGCTTGCTTTGTCTGCCTGCGGAGGCGGCGGATCGGTTGAAGAGGAAACGCTGAACCTGCGCCGCGGCATCTCGGCGAAAGTCGACACACTCGACCCACATCGGTCTTCGGCGGCCTGGGAGAACATCATCATTGGCGACATGTTCCACGGCCTGATGCAGCACGCGCCGGATGGCGAAGTGATTCCGGCCATGGCGGACAGCTGGGAAACCAGCGAGGATGGCCTGGTCTGGACGTTCACTCTGCGCGATACGACCTGGTCAGACGGTGTGCCGGTCACGGCCAACGACTTTGTCTATGCGCTGCGTCGCATTCAGGATCCGGCGATCGCCTCGCAATATTCGTCCTTGCTCTACATCATCAAGAACGCGCAGCCTTTGAATGAAGGCCGCATTGCGCCGGAAGAGCTGGGCGTTCGGGCGATTGACGACAAGACCCTGGAAATCACGCTGGAAGAGCCAGCGCCGTACTTCCTGGGGCTGCTGACCCACTACACGACCTTCCCAGTCCCACAGCATATTGTCGAGCTGCACGGCGAGTCCTGGATCCAGCCTGAGAATATCGAGGTGAATGGCCCATACAAACTGGTCTATTGGGTCACCGGCGACCAGATCGTGGCGAACAAGAATCCGCTTTTCTACGAAGCCGACACGCTGTGCTTCGACCGCGTCAGCTATTTCGAACTTGAAGACCTTGCGGGCGTGGAGCGCCGGATCGAAGCGGGCGATCTCGATATCAACAATGATTTTGATGGCGGCCGCAAAGCCGAGCTCGATCGTCGATTCCCGGGCTGGGCCCGCACCACGCCAGGGCTGCTGACAACCTATTGGAGCTTCAATTCTAGCGAGCCGCCCTTTGACGATGTGCGCGTGCGCAAAGCCCTGTCCATGGCGATTGACCGCGAATTTCTGGTCGAGAGCGTTCTGACCCCCGGCTTCATCCCGGCCTATAATTTTGTCCCGCCTGGCATTGCCAATTACGAGACGGACCGACCGGAAGTCGAATGGGCTTCGATGGATCGCGAAGCGCGGCTGGCGGAAGCGCGCAGCCTGCTCGAGGACGCCGGGTATGGTCCCGACAATCCGTTGCGGTTTGAGTACAAGCACCGCTCCACTGGCGATAACCCAAAGGCAGCGCCGGTCGCCCAGGCCAACTGGAATGACATTGCCCCCTGGGTGGATGCCCAGATCCTGCGTCAGGATACGAAAGTGCTCTATGCGGACCTCCGCCAGAGCAATTTCGAAGTCGCCGATGGCGGTTGGCTCGCCGACTATAATGATCCGCTGAACTATCTCTATCTTCTGGATACCGATGCCGGTCAGCAGAATTATGGCAATTATTCCAACCCGGAATATGACAATCTGCTCGAGCTCGCGAGCCAGGAACGCGATCTCGTCAAACGCGCCGAGATCTTTGCGCAAGCCGAGGACATCATGCTGAACGACTATCCGGTCACGCCCATGTGGTTCCAGGTGACCAAGAACCTCGTCAATCCAGACCTTGAGGGTTGGGCTGAAAATGCCGAAGATAATCACCGGTCTCGCTGGCTCTGCCCGAAACCTGAGGTAGTTGAAGCGACAGAATAG